The DNA sequence GTACCGCCGCCATTGCCACCGCCTCGTCGGAAATCGCCAGCGGCAATCACGACCTGTCGGCGCGGACCGAACAGCAGGCCAGCTCGCTCGAGGAAACGGCATCCTCGATGGAGCAACTGACTTCCACCGTGAAGCAGAACGCGGAAAACGCGCAGCAGGCCAATCACCTGGCGGTATCGGCATCCGGCCTGGCGCAGAAGGGCGGCGAGGTGGTGGGGCAGGTGGTCGATACCATGGCCGACATCAACGCGTCGGCCAAGAAGATCGTCGACATCATCGGCGTCATCGACGGTATCGCCTTCCAGACCAACATCCTGGCGCTCAACGCCGCGGTGGAAGCGGCCCGCGCCGGCGAACAGGGGCGCGGCTTCGCGGTGGTGGCGGCCGAAGTGCGCAACCTCGCGCAGCGTTCGGCCGGCGCCGCGAAAGAAATCAAGACGCTGATCAGCGATTCCGTCGACAAGGTCGATACCGGCAGCGCCCTGGTCAACCAGGCCGGCGCCACAATGGACGAGATCGTCAATTCGGTGCGCCAGGTTGCGGGCCTGATGGGGGAAATCGCCAGCGCGAGCAACGAGCAAAGCATCGGCATCGGCCATGTCCATGCAGCCATCAGCCAGATGGAACAAGTCACGCAGCAAAACGCCGCGCTCGTCGAACAGGCGGCGGCTGCGTCCGCCAGCATGCATGAGCAGGCGGACCACCTGATTCATGCCGTCAGCGTCTTCAAGCTCGAAGGCTCCCAAAGCTTGCGCACGGTATCCGCCACGCAGCCGGCCGGTAATGGGGCGCTCCCATCCGCGACGGTCACTTCGTTATTGCCCGTTGCGCCGCCGCGCGTCGCTCCTGCAGAACGGCAGCAGCGCTATCGGATCGCCAGGTCGTAATCCGGCGTTCATCCCCCCGTAAACACTGCGGTCGGAAACGGATTCTAATTAAGCGAGGTATATGGGGGCCTGTCCCCCGAACGGTTTGGCATGGTATTGTCTCGATCGGTGAAACACGCACTCGCATTGCTTTTAATACAATGAACGTGCTGCCGCCACGGGTGCGGCAAGCTTCATCGTTCACGTCAAATTGTCTTCATTCTCGGAGTTCCTCATGCAGTTCAACAGCAAAATGATTCCATTGGTGGGCGCGATCGCGCTGGCATTCGCGGGCGCAGCAACGGCGCAGGACCAGGTGGTCAAGATCGGCCACGTCGGCGCCACCTCCGGCTCGGCGGCCCATCTGGGCAAGGACAATGAAAACGGCGCGCGCATGGCGATCGACGAACTGAACGCCAAGGGCGTGACCATCGGCGGCAAGAAGGTCAAGTTCGAACTGCTGGCCGAAGACGATGCCGGCGATCCGCGCCAGGGCACCGCGGCCGCGCAAAAGCTGGTCGACGCCCATGTCAACGGCGTCATCGGCCACCTCAATTCCGGCACCACCATCCCGGCCTCGAAGATCTATGCCGATGCCGGCATTCCCCAGATCTCGCCGTCGGCAACCAACCCGAAATACACCCAGCAAGGCTTCAAGACCACCTTCCGCGTGGTGGCCAACGACGGCCAGCTGGGCGGCACGCTGGGCCGCTATGCGGCTGACCAGATGAAGGCCAAGAAGGTTGCCGTGATCGACGACCGCACCGCTTATGGCCAGGGCGTGGCGCAGGAGTTCGTCAAGGGCGCCAAGGCCAAGGGCGTGCAGGTGGTCTCTCAGCAGTACACCAACGACAAGGCGACCGACTTCAACGCCATCCTTACCGCGATCAAGGCCAAGAATCCGGACGTCGTGTTCTTCGGCGGCATGGACGCCGTGGCCGGTCCGATGCTGCGCCAGATGAAGGCGCTGGGCATCAACGCCAAGTTCATGGGCGGCGACGGCATCTGCAGCCAGACCCTGGTGCAGCTCGCCGGCGACGCGGTGGGCGACGACAGGGTCGTGTGCGCCGAAGCCGGCGGCGTGGAAGATACGCAGAAGAAGGGCGTGGACGAGTTCCGCGCCGCGTACAAGAAGAAGTTCGGTACCGACGTGCAGATCTACGCGCCATACGTGTATGACGCGGTGATGCTGATGGTCGAGGCGATGAAGAAGGCCGGTTCGGCCGAACCGGCGAAGTACTTGCCGGAGCTGGCCAAGACCAACTACAACGGCATCACCGGCAAGATCGCGTTCGACGCCAAGGGCGATATCAAGAACGGCGCGCTCACGCTGTACACGTTCAAGGGCGGCCAGCGCGTGCGGCTGGGCGTGGTGCGCTGACATGCGATTCGAAGCCGGCATGACAGTGTGACGCCGTGCTTCGGTTCGTAATTTCGCGCGATCCTGGCGAGCCGGGTTCGAATAGATGGGGGCAGGCTCGATGATTCTCTGATCTCGATCCCGCCCCATTTACTTCATCTACGGGATGAAGGGAGCGCCGGGACGGCATGTCCGGTTTTGTCCCGGGAGGGGCACGAGGCGTTTAATCCAGCATATCCGCCGGGATATTCCCGCCGTTTTCAGCCAGTTTCTGAATGACGGCCTTGTGTAACCACATGTTCATCTGTGCCGAATCAGACATTTTTTCGGCGGGGCAGCCAAGTTCCGTTGCCAGTTCCTTGCGTGCGGCAAGGCTGCTGTCCAGGCCCAGCAGTTTCATCAAATCGACGATTGACGTCTTCCAGTTGAGCTTTTCGGTGTGAGAGCGAGACAATTCCTCCAGCTTGGCGACGACGTCGACCGTGCTGATGGCTGCCGGCGCAGCCACGCCGGCCTCGGGTTGCCGCACGGCGGGCGCCTCTGTCGCAGGCGCTGTCGTTGCGGGAGTTGCGGCAGGTGTGCTGTTGGCGGTCGCTGCTGATTTGTCATGGCCAAAGCCGAGCTTGGATAGTATGTTGCCAAAGATACTCATGCTGTTCCTTTAAAGAGTGATGGAGGAATAAATGAGGCGCACAATGACAGAGTCGACGCTGCACGAGCAGGATCGTGGGCGTTCGCTGTAGATTCAGTGTAAGTTCGTCGCTTCTTTTCTGGATCAAAAAGAGGCTTGATCAGAATTGACGGCTGTTATTCCTTCTTGCCAAACATGCCGCCGAGGCTGGCTCCCATTCCGCCCAGCTTGTCCATGACGCCGGATTCTCCGCCTGCCAGGCTATCGAGTTGCAATCCGATGGACGGGGGCAACTTCTCCTTCAGGAAACCAATGACCGTTTCCACTGCTATCGCCGCTTGGTCTTCCGGCAGGCCAGTCTTTGCTATCAAGCGTTGGATGATTTCATGCATTTTTCCCTCCTAACTGATCGTCGTGAAGTCGCGTTATTTCTGCGCTTGCATTAATGATTTCGTCGAAATATCCATGGACTGCCGGCTCACTCAAGAGCCGGACCAAGTATGGGGGAAGGGAGGCGGGAGGCTTTGCGAGAGATCAGTCGAATGCCGCAACTATGTAGGGGCACAACTATGTAGGATCAGATTCGACTATTCGGCCATGTCGAATCTGACCCCGTATATATACACCGACCGTCCGGAGCGCGTTGTCTATGGACAGAAACTCCGGCGTCATCCAGGTGTTGGTCTTCCCGTATGACTCAGTCCTTCACATTGTTCCGGGTAGACAGGCAATGGCATTGAATCCGGTCGAGATCGCGGATAACCCAACCTCTTGTAATGGATCGGGCCGAAAGATCGGATAATGTCGCCCATGAATAAGGAACACAAGTCCACGAAGAGAGCCGTCATCATCGGCGGCGGGCCGGCCGGCCTGATGGCGGCCGAAGCCTTGAGCGGGCGCGGTTTGCCGGTCGAGGTGTTCGATGCCATGCCGTCGGTCGGCCGTAAATTCCTGTTGGCCGGCAAGGGCGGCATGAACATCACGCACTCCGAGCCGATCGACGCCTTCCTCGGGCGTTACGGCGCACGGCGCGAGCAGATCGCGCCGCTGCTCGACGCCTTCGGCCCGCAGGCGCTGCGCGCATGGATACACGGGCTTGGTATCGATACCTTCGTCGGCAGCTCCGGGCGCGTCTTCCCGACCGACATGAAGGCCGCGCCGCTCTTGCGCGCCTGGCTGCATCGTCTGCGCGAAGCCGGCGTGCGCTTTCACATGCGGCATCGCTGGCTGGGATGGAACGGCACACCGGTCGATGGCAATCTGCGGTTCGATGCGCCCGACGGCGAACAAGTGGTGCATGCCGATGCCGTGCTGCTCGCGCTCGGCGGCGCCAGTTGGGCGCGCCTTGGTTCCAACGGTGCCTGGGTGTCCTTGCTCACGGCGCAAGGCATTGCGGTCAAGCCGCTGCAACCGGCCAATTGCGGCTTCGATGCGCCGTGGAGCGAGCACTTCCGCACGCGCCATGCTGGCGAGCCGGTGAAGTCGGTGGTCGCCAGCGTGATCGGCGCGGACGGACAGACGTACACGCGCCAAGGCGAATTCGTCATCTCTGCAACCGGCATCGAGGGCGGCCTGGTCTATGCGCTGTCGTCGCATCTGCGCGAGGCGATTGCGCTGCACGGCGAAGCGACGCTGACGCTCGACCTGGTGCCGGGCAAGGACTTGCCGCGCGTGATTGACGAGGTGGCGCATCCGCGCGGTTCGCGCTCGATGGCGTCGCACTTGCAAAGCCGGGTCGGCCTGCGCGGCGTGAAAGCCGGGCTGCTGCGTGAACTGGCGTCGAAAGAGCAATACGCCGATTCGCGGCGCCTGGCGCAGGCGATCAAGGCGCTGCCGCTGAAGCTCGTTGCGCCGCGCCCGATCGATGAAGCGATCAGCAGCGCCGGCGGCGTGGCGTTCGAGGCGCTCGATGCGCGCTTGATGCTGCGCGATGTGCCGGGAGTGTTCTGCGCGGGCGAAATGCTCGACTGGGAAGCGCCGACGGGCGGCTACCTGCTGACGGGCTGCTTTGCCAGCGGGCGCGCGGCCGGACTGGGCGCGCTCGCCTGGCTTGAACGGCAATCGTGAACTTGCGCGGCGCTAGCGTTCAGCCACCGCCAATGCGAGCACATCGCGCAGCGCCCGATCTAGCGCCGCCGCCATGTCCGTCACCGCGATAATCCGGCCTGCCTGTTCGGCGCACGACGTCGTGCAACTCTCCAGCGCCATGGCTTGCTCGACCGGCTTGCCCATGGCGCGGCAAAGCAGCGGCCATTCCGGGCGGCCCAGCAGCAATCCGGCAACGAGCAGATTGCCGGTGCGCCGGCGCACCTGTGCCAGGCCGACGATTTTCCGCCGGCCGACCACCACTTCCCACGGCGACAAGCCGGCAAAGCATGCCCAGCCGAGTTCGCTGTTGGCATTGCGCTGCTGGCTGGCCTTTGCCGCTTCCGGCGTAAGCGCCTCGGTCGCAATGCCGGCCTCGCTCAGCACTGACACGAACAGCTCGCCAAGCCAGCGGTAGCTTTGCACCGCGCTGGCCGTCACCAGCGGGTGCGACGACGGCAGCGCGACCGATGCGCTCAGCATCCATGGCCCGACCAGCACCGCGCCGCCGCCAGCATGGCGCTGCACCAGGTCGAGGCCGGCGCGCTGCACGCTTTGCTCCTCGCTCACCAATCCGCGTTGCGAACAGCCAAGCACGACCGCCGGGGCGGAGTAAGTCCAGAGCCGGAAATCCGGCTGCGTCACGGCCGTGGCGAGCTGCTGCTGGTTCCACGCCTGCTCGGCGCGGTGAACCGACGTTTCTAGTGCCGATGGCGGGAGGGACATGCTCGGTTCCTCATGTGAATGGGTCAGCGCCCCCGTAAAAAGCGCGGGTAATGCCGTGAAAGAATGCGCAGCGCTAGTTGTGAAGCGGAAGTAAATTCAACGATGGAAGTGTCTCCGAGCTTGTTGGCCCCAGTCAATCGGATCGTGCGCTTGTTCCAGGAACGCCCGCCGCTACATGCCATATCCATTGGGCAGTTGTTTTTTGTGCATCTGCAATCCCGCCATTTTTCAAAATGGTCGTTGATCTTCCTCCGGGCATGATGCGGTGTCCGGCCGCATCCTAGCGTTTCGAGCGCAACCTCCAGCATGAAGCCGCAATGACGATGCAGCCCACTTTCGACTTTCTGTCCAACGGCGGCGAAATGGGTGCCCTGATGCGCGCCCATGACTGGAACGCCACGCCGCTGGGAGAGCCACGGCATTGGCCGGAAATCCTCAAGACCACCGTGCGCCTGCTGCTGACGTCCAATCACCCGATGTTCATCTGGTGGGGCAAGGACCTGATCCAGTTCTATAACGACGCTTACCGCAAAACCATGGGCCCCGAGCGCCATCCTAGTGCGCTCGGGCAGCGCGGCCGTGAATGCTGGGATGAAATCTGGGACATCATCGGGCCGCAGATCGAGTTTGTCATGGCTGGCTGCGGCGCGACTTGGCATGAAGACCAACTGGTGCCGGTGACGCGGCATGGGTCGCGCGAGGACGTCTGGTGGACATACGGGTACAGCCCGATTGAAGACAGCCGCGGCGTACAGGGCGTGCTGGTCGTTTGCACCGACGTCACGGTGGAGCACCAGTCGCGCGAGCAGTTGCGGGAATTGAACCGGCAACTGGTCGAGCAGATACGCGAGCGTGAAGAGGCGCAACAGCGCGAGGCACTCGAAATGGCCGAACGCCTCAACGCCGAGCGTCTGCTGGCCGACCAGCGAAAGGCTGAAAGCGAGCGACTGCACGCGCTGTTCCAGCAAGCGCCCGGTTTCATGGCAATCGTGCGCGGCCCGCATCATGTATTCGAGTTTGCCAACGAAGCATACCTGCGCCTGATCGGCGGGCGAACGCTGGTGGGCAAGCCGGTGCGGCAGGCGCTGCCGGATGTCGACGGACAGGGGTTCTTCGAATTGCTGGACGAGGTGTTCTGTACCGGCAAGCCGTTCTCTGCGATGGATGTACCGTTGTTGCTGCGGCGAGAGCCCGACGGCCCATCTACGCAGGCATACGTCGATTTCGTGTATCAGCCGATCATCGACATGGACGGTTCCGTATCCGGCATATTTATCGAAGGCTTCGATGTCACTGAACGCACGCTCGCGAAAAAAAAGCTGCAGGATGCGGATCGCCGCAAGGACGAGTTCCTGGCGATGCTCGCCCACGAGTTGCGCAATCCGCTGGCGCCCCTGAAGAACGCCGCCGACCTGTTGCGCCTGATGCCGCAGGACGATGCGCGCTTGCGGCACGTTCACGGACTCGTTTCGCGCCAAGTCAAGCACATGACCGGCCTCATCGATGATTTGCTCGACGTATCGCGGGTCAACAGCGGCCTGATCGTGCTCGATAAGCAGCCGCTCGACATCCGGCAAATCGTGGCGGAATCGGTCGAGCAGGTGCAGCCGCTGATCGCGGCGCGCCGCCATCAGCTGGACGTGAATCTCGCTGTCGGTCCGGTGTTCGTGCAGGGAGACCACAAGCGCCTGGTGCAGGTCTTCACGAATCTGCTGCAGAACGCCGCCAAATATACGCCGGAAGGAGGGCGCATTTCTCTTGTGGCGCTAACACGGACCGGAGAGGTCGTCATCGAAATCCGCGACAACGGCATCGGCATCGACGCCGAGCTGCTGCCGCATGTGTTTGAGTTATTCACGCAGGGTAAACGTTCGTCGGACCGGTCGCAGGGCGGCCTGGGCCTGGGTCTTGCTCTGGTGCAGAACCTGGTTGCCCTGCATGGCGGGCGCGTTGCCGTGGCCACGCAAGGGCAGGGCAAGGGATCGACATTGACGGTGATCCTGCCTTGCCGGAGCGAAGGACCGGCGGGCATGCCGCCGCGCGCCGTGCCCGCCGTACTGGAGCGTTCATGCCAGCCGCTGCGCGTGATGGTGGTGGATGACAATGCCGATGCCGCACAGGCGCTGACGATGGTCCTCGACGCGTGCGGCCACCAAGTCACGGTCGAACATGACCCCCATAGCGTGCTGGCGCACGCCGGAGTGGCGTCGCCAGACGTCTATCTGCTCGATATCGGCTTGCCTGGAATGACCGGCAACGAATTGGCTCGCCGTTTGCGCCGGACACCACATTCGGCTGCGGCTACGCTGATTGCGGTCACCGGGTACGGAAACGAATACGACAGGGAAAAGGCTCTGGCCGCCGGATTCGATTTCTATTTCGTCAAGCCATTGGACGCCACGCAGCTGCACGAGCTGCTATCGACCATTCGCCCGGGCCGTAGCCGCCCCCACCCAGCGCATGGCTGGAGCGGGCACAATTTGCATGGATAAACGCAAGGCGCTCAGAGGTCCGCCAAAGTGAAGCGCTGTCGCTGGCATATTTGGCCTGACTTTCTTTGTAGCAGAGGCGCTGCTGGAGCGCAACGATCGCTTCTTCGGCCTGGAAAGCTCGCAGCGGGCACGCAAGGCAGCGCAATGCATCCGATTTTGCTGGCGGCTACGGCAAGTTGTTTGCGCCAGGCTAAGAGATCTGAGGGGGTAGTTTTATTAAACTAGTAATAAAATTGGTCTGGCACAACGCTCCTTCTTTCAAGCCAAACCACTATCGACATGAAGCCGACCCCATTCCCCGCATTATCCCCTTTGCTCGCATTATTACTGCTTGGCGCAGCCTTGCCGTCTCCTGTCCCGGCACGTGCAGCCGAGCAAGCCGCTGCTGGCACGCCGCTGCCACCCTTGCTTCTGGCGCAAACGTATACAAATGGCTACGATCTTGCGCACTATCTGGTGAGCGAAAAGCTGGACGGCGTGCGCGCTTACTGGGATGGCAAGAGCCTGCGCTTTCGCAGCGGCCGGCTCATCCATGCGCCTGCCTGGTTCATCGCGAAGTTGCCCGCGCATGCGCTGGACGGCGAATTGTGGATGGGGCGGCATAGCTTCGAACGCCTGTCCGCCGCAGTGCGCCGGCAAGAGCCCTTGGATGCCGAGTGGGAGCGCATCACCTATCAACTCTACGAATTGCCCGGCGGCGAAGGTGGCTTCAGCGAGCGCATCGCCCGCCTGCAAGCCAGCGTCGCGCAGATGGGGGCGCCATGGCTGCACGTCGTGGCGCAGACACAGGTGGCCGATGACACTGCATTGAAGCTGAAACTGGTCCAAGTCTTAGGTGAAGGCGGCGAAGGCTTGATGCTGCATCGTGCGGACGCGCAGTGGCAAACCGGGCGTTCCGACGTGTTGCTGAAACTAAAGCCTCAACAGGATGCCGAAGCAGTGGTCTTCGGGTACGAGGCCGGCCGCGGCAAGTATCAGGGCATGCTCGGCGCCCTCATCGTCAGGACCGCAGATGGACGCCGTCTTCGCCTCGGTTCCGGGTTGAGTGATGCAATGCGTCGCGCTCCGCCGGCCATCGGCAGCACCGTCACCTACCGTTACCGTGACTTCACAGCAACCGGCTTGCCGAAGTTCGCCAGTTTCCTGCGCGTGCGGGAAAGCGAGTAAATTTAGGCGTTGTGGCGCGTTTTGATGACTAAGTATTAACGAAAAGCGCTGCTTTTCAAGCATTTTCGAGTTTTTTTAGAAAAACCCTTGCGCACTGGATTTTGGCTTGCTATAGTTCGCCTCCCGTCGCGCAACGCAGCGAACAAAACGATTCGAAAGCGGCGACGGCAGGACAAGTTCTTTAACAAGTAACAGCCGATAAGTGTGGGCGCTTGGTGGGCGTGCGGCGGTGGCGGAAGCTGCCGAAGCTCAAAGCATATCAAGTGCTCGCAAGAAATACAGGTAAGTTCGCAAGAACGGACCTAGTCAGTATTTTGAGTGAGCGACGGTTCTTAGGAACCTGCCGGTAAAACGGCACAAAACAGGAATTGAACTGAAGAGTTTGATCCTGGCTCAGATTGAACGCTGGCGGCATGCCTTACACATGCAAGTCGAACGGCAGCGCGGGCTTCGGCCTGGCGGCGAGTGGCGAACGGGTGAGTAACATATCGGAACGTGCCTTAGAGTGGGGGATAACTAGTCGAAAGACTAGCTAATACCGCATACGACCTACGGGTGAAAGTGGGGGATCGCAAGACCTCATGCTCTTAGAGCGGCCGATATCTGATTAGCTAGTTGGTGGGGTAAAAGCCTACCAAGGCGACGATCAGTAGCTGGTCTGAGAGGACGAC is a window from the Noviherbaspirillum sp. UKPF54 genome containing:
- a CDS encoding branched-chain amino acid ABC transporter substrate-binding protein codes for the protein MQFNSKMIPLVGAIALAFAGAATAQDQVVKIGHVGATSGSAAHLGKDNENGARMAIDELNAKGVTIGGKKVKFELLAEDDAGDPRQGTAAAQKLVDAHVNGVIGHLNSGTTIPASKIYADAGIPQISPSATNPKYTQQGFKTTFRVVANDGQLGGTLGRYAADQMKAKKVAVIDDRTAYGQGVAQEFVKGAKAKGVQVVSQQYTNDKATDFNAILTAIKAKNPDVVFFGGMDAVAGPMLRQMKALGINAKFMGGDGICSQTLVQLAGDAVGDDRVVCAEAGGVEDTQKKGVDEFRAAYKKKFGTDVQIYAPYVYDAVMLMVEAMKKAGSAEPAKYLPELAKTNYNGITGKIAFDAKGDIKNGALTLYTFKGGQRVRLGVVR
- a CDS encoding TIGR03862 family flavoprotein, whose product is MNKEHKSTKRAVIIGGGPAGLMAAEALSGRGLPVEVFDAMPSVGRKFLLAGKGGMNITHSEPIDAFLGRYGARREQIAPLLDAFGPQALRAWIHGLGIDTFVGSSGRVFPTDMKAAPLLRAWLHRLREAGVRFHMRHRWLGWNGTPVDGNLRFDAPDGEQVVHADAVLLALGGASWARLGSNGAWVSLLTAQGIAVKPLQPANCGFDAPWSEHFRTRHAGEPVKSVVASVIGADGQTYTRQGEFVISATGIEGGLVYALSSHLREAIALHGEATLTLDLVPGKDLPRVIDEVAHPRGSRSMASHLQSRVGLRGVKAGLLRELASKEQYADSRRLAQAIKALPLKLVAPRPIDEAISSAGGVAFEALDARLMLRDVPGVFCAGEMLDWEAPTGGYLLTGCFASGRAAGLGALAWLERQS
- a CDS encoding ligase, which produces MSLPPSALETSVHRAEQAWNQQQLATAVTQPDFRLWTYSAPAVVLGCSQRGLVSEEQSVQRAGLDLVQRHAGGGAVLVGPWMLSASVALPSSHPLVTASAVQSYRWLGELFVSVLSEAGIATEALTPEAAKASQQRNANSELGWACFAGLSPWEVVVGRRKIVGLAQVRRRTGNLLVAGLLLGRPEWPLLCRAMGKPVEQAMALESCTTSCAEQAGRIIAVTDMAAALDRALRDVLALAVAER
- a CDS encoding ATP-binding protein, giving the protein MTMQPTFDFLSNGGEMGALMRAHDWNATPLGEPRHWPEILKTTVRLLLTSNHPMFIWWGKDLIQFYNDAYRKTMGPERHPSALGQRGRECWDEIWDIIGPQIEFVMAGCGATWHEDQLVPVTRHGSREDVWWTYGYSPIEDSRGVQGVLVVCTDVTVEHQSREQLRELNRQLVEQIREREEAQQREALEMAERLNAERLLADQRKAESERLHALFQQAPGFMAIVRGPHHVFEFANEAYLRLIGGRTLVGKPVRQALPDVDGQGFFELLDEVFCTGKPFSAMDVPLLLRREPDGPSTQAYVDFVYQPIIDMDGSVSGIFIEGFDVTERTLAKKKLQDADRRKDEFLAMLAHELRNPLAPLKNAADLLRLMPQDDARLRHVHGLVSRQVKHMTGLIDDLLDVSRVNSGLIVLDKQPLDIRQIVAESVEQVQPLIAARRHQLDVNLAVGPVFVQGDHKRLVQVFTNLLQNAAKYTPEGGRISLVALTRTGEVVIEIRDNGIGIDAELLPHVFELFTQGKRSSDRSQGGLGLGLALVQNLVALHGGRVAVATQGQGKGSTLTVILPCRSEGPAGMPPRAVPAVLERSCQPLRVMVVDDNADAAQALTMVLDACGHQVTVEHDPHSVLAHAGVASPDVYLLDIGLPGMTGNELARRLRRTPHSAAATLIAVTGYGNEYDREKALAAGFDFYFVKPLDATQLHELLSTIRPGRSRPHPAHGWSGHNLHG
- a CDS encoding DUF3597 domain-containing protein, producing MSIFGNILSKLGFGHDKSAATANSTPAATPATTAPATEAPAVRQPEAGVAAPAAISTVDVVAKLEELSRSHTEKLNWKTSIVDLMKLLGLDSSLAARKELATELGCPAEKMSDSAQMNMWLHKAVIQKLAENGGNIPADMLD
- a CDS encoding methyl-accepting chemotaxis protein — protein: MNISNLKIGHRLAIGFSVILAFSLLTAGVAVWRLKVISDATDNMMASPHAKEQMVSDWYRYIHSGVRRTIAIAKSADPSLSAFFAEDAATTSKGASDMQKAIEPMLVTEKEKSLYKAIGEKRKVYTVARDAIAKAKAEGRMEEAERLLQQDFVPAANAYQELVHQLMDEQRNSINGIAQDIHTIYLESRNAMIGLGLLVLAIGIVYAWRLTVGITRPLNEAVGIAQRVAAGELSTRIEPTSNDETGHLLRALQQMDAGLVQIVNDVRASTAAIATASSEIASGNHDLSARTEQQASSLEETASSMEQLTSTVKQNAENAQQANHLAVSASGLAQKGGEVVGQVVDTMADINASAKKIVDIIGVIDGIAFQTNILALNAAVEAARAGEQGRGFAVVAAEVRNLAQRSAGAAKEIKTLISDSVDKVDTGSALVNQAGATMDEIVNSVRQVAGLMGEIASASNEQSIGIGHVHAAISQMEQVTQQNAALVEQAAAASASMHEQADHLIHAVSVFKLEGSQSLRTVSATQPAGNGALPSATVTSLLPVAPPRVAPAERQQRYRIARS
- a CDS encoding DNA ligase, with protein sequence MPSPVPARAAEQAAAGTPLPPLLLAQTYTNGYDLAHYLVSEKLDGVRAYWDGKSLRFRSGRLIHAPAWFIAKLPAHALDGELWMGRHSFERLSAAVRRQEPLDAEWERITYQLYELPGGEGGFSERIARLQASVAQMGAPWLHVVAQTQVADDTALKLKLVQVLGEGGEGLMLHRADAQWQTGRSDVLLKLKPQQDAEAVVFGYEAGRGKYQGMLGALIVRTADGRRLRLGSGLSDAMRRAPPAIGSTVTYRYRDFTATGLPKFASFLRVRESE